A region from the Aphis gossypii isolate Hap1 chromosome 1, ASM2018417v2, whole genome shotgun sequence genome encodes:
- the LOC114129683 gene encoding leucine-rich repeat-containing protein 51-like, producing the protein MNDSNRNVPKLLHTDPKLLQDIKLGKPLDYSSKGLRMLNNLINETPLSVRVHGMPDRGVNKKFICGAIWLNNNYLTSLQGLNKSIEELLELPAYLTWIDVSHNEFKNIGQDFLQFKNLSILYMHGNQINDIKEVLKLKPLSKLRTLTLHGNPISRLTKYRNLVLFYLPQIKSLDFSLITRQERSVASPILCTVNKIIN; encoded by the exons ATGAATGATTCAAATCGAAACGTACCAAAACTTTTACATACTGATCCGAAGTTGTTACAGGACATTAAATTAGGAAAGCCTTTAGATTATTCATCTAAGGGTCTTAGAATGCTTAACA atctaATAAACGAAACTCCATTATCTGTAAGAGTCCATGGAATGCCCGATAGAGGTGTCAACAAAAAATTCATCTGTGGAGCCAtttggttaaataataattatttaacaagcTTACAAGGTTTGAACAAATCAATCGAAGAGTTGCTCGAGTTGCCGGCATATCTGACTTGGATTGACGTTTcacataatgaatttaaaaacatcggTCAG gattttctgcaatttaaaaatctgtCGATACTGTATATGCATGGAAATCAAATAAATGACATTAAGgaagttttgaaattaaaaccattatcaAAATTACGAACACTAACTCTACACGGAAATCCGATATCACGGCTAACTAAATACCGTaatcttgtattattttatcttccaCAAATTAAAAGCTTAGATTTTTCGTTAATCACTCGTCAAGAGAGAAGTGTTGCTTCACCGATATTATGTACAGTGAACaagattataaactaa